From one Paeniglutamicibacter psychrophenolicus genomic stretch:
- a CDS encoding DUF4231 domain-containing protein produces MARAKRKRRPEWEKLASDLPEPQDSNGAQDLLWQMFSAQFRWYDRAASRSRWAYQGLKALTLASGASVTVLAALAAPAALTALVGGLIVLFEGLQQIGQFHAKWLNYRSTAERMRHEGFFFAAGVGAYANPERRRERLARFIEESVSTEHAAWTESAGKGAEPTKD; encoded by the coding sequence ATGGCACGGGCAAAACGGAAACGACGCCCCGAATGGGAAAAACTTGCCTCGGACCTGCCCGAGCCGCAGGATTCAAACGGCGCGCAGGACTTGCTGTGGCAGATGTTCAGCGCCCAATTCCGTTGGTACGACCGCGCCGCAAGCCGATCCCGCTGGGCCTACCAGGGTCTCAAGGCCCTGACGCTCGCCAGCGGTGCATCGGTCACGGTGCTTGCCGCGTTGGCCGCTCCGGCGGCGCTGACAGCCCTGGTCGGTGGGCTCATCGTGCTCTTCGAGGGCCTGCAACAAATTGGCCAGTTCCACGCCAAATGGCTGAATTACCGTTCCACGGCCGAGCGCATGCGCCACGAGGGGTTCTTCTTTGCGGCCGGGGTCGGCGCTTACGCCAATCCGGAGCGGCGACGGGAAAGGCTGGCCCGGTTCATCGAGGAATCCGTGAGCACGGAACATGCTGCCTGGACCGAATCGGCCGGCAAGGGCGCCGAGCCGACCAAGGACTGA